In Morococcus cerebrosus, a single genomic region encodes these proteins:
- a CDS encoding YidB family protein — protein sequence MALMDSLLNAAAQALGGKDGSGAQNSLTDMAMDLVRQQGGVGSLINQLQQGGLGDVLNSWVSNQQDNAPISGSDLQNALGSDTISQVAKKFGIDANQAGDLLAQVLPNLVDKATPNGSAQEADGFGLDDIASAILKNFTK from the coding sequence ATGGCATTAATGGACAGTCTGCTGAACGCGGCAGCACAAGCACTGGGCGGTAAAGACGGTAGCGGCGCACAAAACTCTCTGACCGATATGGCGATGGATTTGGTACGTCAGCAAGGCGGAGTGGGCAGTCTGATCAACCAGTTGCAACAAGGCGGATTGGGCGACGTATTGAACAGCTGGGTTTCCAACCAACAAGACAACGCGCCCATATCCGGCAGCGATTTGCAAAACGCGCTGGGCAGCGACACCATCAGCCAAGTGGCGAAAAAGTTCGGCATTGATGCCAACCAGGCGGGCGACCTGCTGGCTCAAGTCCTGCCCAACCTCGTTGATAAAGCCACCCCCAACGGCTCGGCGCAGGAAGCCGACGGTTTCGGCTTGGACGACATCGCCTCCGCCATACTGAAAAACTTCACCAAATAA
- the folB gene encoding dihydroneopterin aldolase, with amino-acid sequence MDKIFLRGMKADTLIGVYDWERERPQTLILDLDIGIPEQSGQDDHIGNTVHYGEVCEAVRASLAEQSFLLLESLAEHIAKLILDNFGALSVRVKIIKPGILPDVKEVGIEIERSRI; translated from the coding sequence ATGGACAAAATCTTTTTACGCGGCATGAAGGCGGACACCTTAATCGGCGTGTACGACTGGGAACGCGAACGCCCCCAAACCCTGATTTTGGACTTGGACATCGGCATCCCCGAACAAAGCGGTCAGGATGACCACATCGGCAATACCGTCCACTACGGCGAAGTCTGCGAAGCCGTCAGGGCAAGCCTTGCCGAACAAAGCTTCCTCTTGCTCGAATCATTGGCGGAACACATCGCCAAACTCATCCTCGACAATTTCGGCGCGTTGAGTGTGCGCGTCAAAATCATCAAGCCCGGCATCCTGCCCGATGTCAAAGAAGTCGGCATTGAAATCGAACGCAGCAGGATTTAA
- a CDS encoding NUDIX hydrolase, which produces MDLKETKLSSEPIYQGSFVTINRDKVRLPNGNESQRIVIRHPGAACVLAVTEEGKAVLVRQWRYAADAATLELPAGKLDAGEDPAECALRELAEETPYTADRVKLISSFYTAIGFCDEKMYFYQAEGVRLGSTLSNDEDEITETVLMSKEEARTALAHNEIKDGKTLIGLQYWLMQD; this is translated from the coding sequence ATGGATTTGAAAGAAACCAAACTCAGCAGCGAGCCGATTTACCAAGGCTCATTTGTTACCATCAACCGCGACAAAGTCCGCCTGCCCAACGGCAACGAAAGCCAGCGCATCGTCATCCGCCATCCCGGCGCGGCCTGCGTTTTAGCGGTTACCGAAGAGGGCAAAGCCGTGCTCGTACGCCAATGGCGTTACGCCGCAGACGCTGCCACGCTTGAGCTACCCGCCGGCAAACTCGATGCAGGCGAAGACCCCGCCGAATGCGCCCTGCGCGAGCTGGCGGAAGAAACCCCGTACACCGCCGACCGCGTCAAACTCATCAGCAGCTTCTACACCGCCATCGGCTTCTGCGACGAAAAAATGTACTTCTACCAAGCAGAAGGCGTGCGCCTCGGCAGCACCTTGAGCAACGACGAAGACGAAATCACCGAAACCGTCCTGATGAGCAAGGAAGAAGCCCGCACCGCTTTGGCACACAACGAAATCAAAGACGGCAAAACCCTAATCGGCCTGCAATATTGGCTGATGCAGGATTGA